The following nucleotide sequence is from Deltaproteobacteria bacterium.
GGGCGGCGGCTCCACCATCGATACGGCCAAGGTGGCCAATCTCTATATGAGTTATCCGCCCCAGGATTTTCTTGACTATGTCAACCCGCCCATCGGCAAGGGACTCCCCGTACCGGGACCGGTCAAGCCCCTCTTTGCCATCCCCACCACAGCCGGGACAGGGAGTGAGACCACCGGCGTGGCCATTTTCGATCTGGAGGAGATGCACGCCAAGACCGGGATCGCCCATCGCCGGCTCAAACCCACGCTGGGCATTATCGATCCTGAAAACACGGCCACCCTCCCCCCCCTGGTGGCCGCCTGCACCGGACTGGATGTCCTCACCCATGCGGTGGAGTCTTATACGGCCCTTCCCTTTAACAAGCGGCCGCGGCCCGAGCATCCGATCCTGCGGCCCGCCTATCAGGGATCCAATCCGGTCAGCGATCTCTGGGCCATTCAGGCCATGAGAATGGTGGCCACATATCTGGTCCGGGAGGTTGAACATCCGGAAGACGTGGAGGCCCGGAGCATGATGGCCCTTGCCGCCTCCTTTGCCGGCGTGGGATTCGGCAACGCCGGTGTCACCCTCCCCCACGGGATGTCCTACCCGGTTTCAGGCATGGTTAAAAAATATATCGCCGAGGGCTATCCCCAGGATCACCCTCTGGTCCCCCACGGCATGGCCGTGGTCCTGAACGCCCCGGCCGCCTTCCGCTTCACCGGCCCGGCCTGTCCCGAAAGGCATCTCCAGGCGGCCGAGGCCCTGGGCGCGGACATATCGGGGGCCCGATTGGAGGATGCCGGCATTGTGGTGGCCGATCAGATCATCGAATTCATGAAACGACTCCACATACCCAACGGCCTCGCCGCCATCGGTTACACCGTGGACGATATTCCCGCACTGGTGGAGGGAACCCTCCCTCAGCACCGGGTGATCAAGTTGGCGCCCCTGCCCGTCGGCGCTGAAGACCTGGAAAAGATCTTCAAGGACGCCATGCGCTATTGGTAGCGGGCGAGAGTTCCCGGGTAGAGGGTAAGAACGAGGGTAAGTTGAGTTTCCAGCTCTTGAGTTTTCCCCTTTCTTCGATGGGCCTGCCTGCCGCGCAGCAACCAGAGCCGATAAAAAAAACCAGGCCGTTTGGCCTGGTTTTTTTATCGGTTATAAGTTGACCGGCAATCCTTTGTCCCTCAGGTACGCTTTTACCTCCCCGATGGTAAAGGTGCGAAAGTGAAACACAGAGGCGGCCAGAAGGATCTGCGCACCCCCCGAGACCACCGCCTCATAAAAGTGCGCCAAGGTCCCGGCCCCCCCTGAGGCGACCACCGGCAAATCCACGGCATCGGAAACCGCCTTTGTAAATTCCAGATCATAGCCGGCCTGGGTGCCGTCACCGTCCATGCTGGTGGGGAGGATCACGCCGGCCCCCAGTTCCTGACATCGCCTTGCCCATTCAATGGCGTCTTGCCCCACGGGGAGGGTTCCCCCGGAGACCACCAGTTCAAATCCGGAAGGCATGCCGTTGTTTCTCCTGGCGTCCACCGCCACCGTAATCCGTTCCTTGCCGAACTTATCCGCCGCCTCGGCAATCAGCTCAGGACGCCTCACCGCAGCACTGTTCATGGATACCTTGGCGGCCCCGGCCAGTAGCACGTCCTCGATGTCGCCCAGACTCCCGATCCCGCCGCCTACGGTCAACGGGATCTGTATGACGGACGAAACGTTCTTGACCCACTCCAGCCGCGTTTTCCGGTTCTCGAGGGTCGCAGCAATATCCAGCATGGCCAGTTCATCCGCCCCCTCCTGCTGATAGAATTGCGCATTCTCCACCGGATCTCCCGCGTCCTTCAGGTCCACAAAATGAATCCCCTTCACCACCCGTCCCTCTTTCATATCCAGACAGGGCATGATCTTTATCGTCTCCATTCAACCGCTCCTCCTTGTCAATGTTTTTGAAGCCCCATTGATTACACCAAATCCACATCCTTTTCAACCCAAACCCTTGCCGGACAGAAATTTGCGTTTTCATGCCCTCCGCACAAACCATCCTTGCCTAATATTATCCAATAACTCATTTTTTAATCATTTTGACCAGAATTATTTTGCCAGTTTACTTTGTGCGTTTTCTATGCTAACTTTACCGAACACAGCAGAAGTGCTTCGAATTCAATATTCCGGATCTCAACACAAACCCCGGCTGAACGGCCACGGCGCATCTTTGGTTGGCTCCAATTTTTCTCAACAGGTTGAAAAGCAAGGGCAAAAGGAGATCGGGTGATGACAGAAGAAGAATTGAAGGAAAGCGGAGAAGGCGAGGCCCTGGAAGAGGTCTGGAATGACCATCCGGTATTGAACGAAGAGGTCGACAACATCCTGCCTGAATTGAATCAATGGGATGATATGATAAGAGATCTTCTCCCGAAAGCGGATTCACATCCCAAGGAGAAACCGGTTCGTCAGGATCCGGTAGTGGACCTTGAGGCCGTAAGACCCAAACCAAAACCGCCGGTCGTCGAGATAAGGCCCCCTGATACGGAAAAAGCACGAGCCGCTATGGTTTCTGACAAGCAGTTGCTCATGCTGATACAAAAGTACAAAGAAGCGGACAAGATCTGCGAAGCGGCGCAGATGTCCCTCCAGACGCTCCAGCAGAAAGTCGCCCATCTCAGCTATCGAATCAAAAGATATATCGATGTGGAAGGACTCTACCGGGATACCGGACCCGTTAAAATGGTCCGGGAGGGGATCCTCATCCCCAAAGGCCACCTGATCGATACCGGTTTCAATGAGGGGGATCTGTTCACTGTCAATTTCAAGGACCATTCGATCATCCTCGCCCGTTATCCGAAGTAGCCGAGGCCCCTATGTTGCTGGTTGCTGGCTGCTCGTTACGGGATGTCGGCTCCTCAAGCTTTCAGCGTATCGAAGCCTGCTGTTTCATTGGATGCTGATGCCGGACATTGGGTCTCTTCAGAAGTTTCTGTACAATCCGACCAGCGCTGAAAAGACGGTAGGGAAATTATAAGGAGGGAAACACAATGCCCAAAATTGGAAGGCCTGCCATCTCCGTTTGTGCCCTGAAAAATGGCTTAAAACGGATCATTGTACTTGCCGGTTTGGCCCTCGGCCTGTCTGCCTGCGCCGCCATCCAGAACCAGAATGCCATGGACATGGAACGCCTCCTCGCCGCCTCAGGGTTCCAGATGCGTCTCGCCGACACGCCTGACAAGCTCGATCACTTGAAGACCCTGACCCAGCGAAGGCTCGTCCCCCACCAGCACGAGGGTAAGATCTATTATGTCTACGCAGACGCCGCAGCCTGTCAATGCATCTATGTGGGGAATGAAGGGGCCTATCAGCGCTATCAGAAGCTCGCCCTGCAAAAGGAGATGGCTGATGAACAGCGCATGGCAGCGGAAATGAACGCGAATGCCTCCATGAACTGGGGTCTGTGGGGTCCATGGGGCCCATGGGGGCCGGCCGGCCCGTGGGAATAGACCCCTTTGCCTCAAACTTCTACGCAAGAAGCGAAGATGCTCTGTTGGAGCTGCCCTGAACCGGACCGCCATGGCGCCCCCTTAGAGGGCCGGCCCTCCAAGGGATCTACTCCTGCGCCTGATTTTTTCATTGGCGCTTTTGATGGTTGCGCTCAGTTTATCGATATCCACCGGTTTTTGAAGATATGCGAAGGCCCCCAGGCCCATGCAGGTTTCCTTGTCTGCCTCTGAGCCATGGCCCGTGAGGATGATCACCTCAATCTCGGGGTTCGTCTGCTTCACCCTTCTCAAGACCTCAATACCGTCGATCCCGGGCATCCTGAGGTCCAGGATGATCACCTCCGGCTCGTCCGTCTTGATTAATTCCAGGGCCGATTCCCCGTCATAGGCCACGGCCGAACCCATCTCCCGCATCACCAGGCGATCGGACAAGGTCTCTACGAACTCACGTTCATCATCCACGAGGAGGACCTTTGACGGTATCTCAAAATCATGTTTCCGGTATATATCCGCCTGATAGTACCCTTTCCCCACCTGGGTGGTCACCGCCTTCACCCCAGGGACCTGATCCGCGATCTTGATGAGTTCTTCTTCGAGCCGGCTTAACATGAGAACGTGCTTATTGATCGTCAGGGTGATGTCCCCATCTTTCGCTTCCACGCCCACATTGTGTCCTTCATTGGCCAGGCTCACCTCCACATTGGCGGCCAGGAGAAAATCCTCCATCGCCTTTCTTGATTGCGGGGTGTTTTTCATTACCTCTTTCTTCATGACCTCCCGGACACGGCCGACCATAGCATCCACATCCATCTTGTCCGTGGGCAGGAGCATGTCATAGAGCGCGGCATTCCAAGGGTCATTCTCCTCCAGCAGGGCATGGACCCAGGCGGCGGCGTCTTCGTCGTGTTTCCGGATAAGCCTCGTTGCATCATGTTCGCTCAGGCCGCGATCCTGAAGGGCCCTGTCTATCCTGAAGGGGATACCCGCAATAAGGCAGATTCGAAGCACATGACCCAGCTTTTGGGGGATCAGATGAGAGATGAATCCAACGATCACCAGGTCTTTATCCGAGAGCTTCTGCGCCAGGGCTAGCTTGAGATAGGCGATTGATCGCTCCCTCTCGTGAGTGAACTTATTGAATACCGAGGTCTTCCCCGAAAACGCCCTTCCTATTTTTTGTTGGGACAGGCCTGAAAGTCGGCTCGCTTCGAGAACAATATCCGTGTCCCTGACCAGATCATAACCTGTTTCGGAAACCAGTGCGGCGACCACAGGTTCTTCGCCGCAAAAGATGCCGCTGAATATGCTGATTGCTGTCATTTCAAACCCCTTTTCTTTTCATGGTATATAGAAGCGTTGTCATCATACCCCATTGTGCCCCCAACAGCCAGTCTCCCCGTTGCCCGATGTGGAACTCACCTCGTCTCGATTCAGAAGGTATGCTCCGAACCAGACAGGTTAGTTCCCTTAAGGCGGAAAGGTCGAGGATCCGGCGTTGCCTTAACTCCTTCGATCCGTCTTATGCAGGGCGGCATACCGGAAGAAGGGGACAGAGATCTTCCTCGCCCGGTGGATGCGTC
It contains:
- a CDS encoding response regulator is translated as MTAISIFSGIFCGEEPVVAALVSETGYDLVRDTDIVLEASRLSGLSQQKIGRAFSGKTSVFNKFTHERERSIAYLKLALAQKLSDKDLVIVGFISHLIPQKLGHVLRICLIAGIPFRIDRALQDRGLSEHDATRLIRKHDEDAAAWVHALLEENDPWNAALYDMLLPTDKMDVDAMVGRVREVMKKEVMKNTPQSRKAMEDFLLAANVEVSLANEGHNVGVEAKDGDITLTINKHVLMLSRLEEELIKIADQVPGVKAVTTQVGKGYYQADIYRKHDFEIPSKVLLVDDEREFVETLSDRLVMREMGSAVAYDGESALELIKTDEPEVIILDLRMPGIDGIEVLRRVKQTNPEIEVIILTGHGSEADKETCMGLGAFAYLQKPVDIDKLSATIKSANEKIRRRSRSLGGPAL
- a CDS encoding iron-containing alcohol dehydrogenase; protein product: MEYDYAFEMATSNLRFGLGASREVGMDLDELGVKRAMVLTDPRLRNTSAVDKVLTSLKDQHIGFSVFDQVSVEPTDTSMKQAIEAARSEAPDAFVAVGGGSTIDTAKVANLYMSYPPQDFLDYVNPPIGKGLPVPGPVKPLFAIPTTAGTGSETTGVAIFDLEEMHAKTGIAHRRLKPTLGIIDPENTATLPPLVAACTGLDVLTHAVESYTALPFNKRPRPEHPILRPAYQGSNPVSDLWAIQAMRMVATYLVREVEHPEDVEARSMMALAASFAGVGFGNAGVTLPHGMSYPVSGMVKKYIAEGYPQDHPLVPHGMAVVLNAPAAFRFTGPACPERHLQAAEALGADISGARLEDAGIVVADQIIEFMKRLHIPNGLAAIGYTVDDIPALVEGTLPQHRVIKLAPLPVGAEDLEKIFKDAMRYW
- the hisF gene encoding imidazole glycerol phosphate synthase subunit HisF, coding for METIKIMPCLDMKEGRVVKGIHFVDLKDAGDPVENAQFYQQEGADELAMLDIAATLENRKTRLEWVKNVSSVIQIPLTVGGGIGSLGDIEDVLLAGAAKVSMNSAAVRRPELIAEAADKFGKERITVAVDARRNNGMPSGFELVVSGGTLPVGQDAIEWARRCQELGAGVILPTSMDGDGTQAGYDLEFTKAVSDAVDLPVVASGGAGTLAHFYEAVVSGGAQILLAASVFHFRTFTIGEVKAYLRDKGLPVNL